The nucleotide window GACTATGATATCAAGATGAAACGGATCTCCCAGAATATGTTTGCGCTGCCGCCACTTCTGTCTTATGCTATGAGACGAAATATACTCCCAGCgcacaaaacatacaaaaatcaaTAACAGCGGCCACCGGGGTGATAGAAAATTTTTCCGAGATGAGGCCAGAGAGGTATGATTAGAGCAGAGAGGAGATGGCAGAGATTAGAATGAAATAGAGAGACGGCCACTACAGTGCACAGATGAAAATAGCAACCGGTGGAGAGTTCAAAACGTCCCTTTAGACAGTACGATGTGAAAGCTATTAAAAGCCTGCCATGGAAGGGAGCTCTGTGGTCCGAATACTAAATGTGATCTAAAGCCCCTGCAGATACAATCACATACCCAGCAATCAATGCATTTCTCCTGCCACCTTGATTTGCTTGAGTGCTTAGCAGCATGTCTGCCCACAGTCCCTTCTGTTCGCTCATTGTACATGTGCAAGGCAGAACTGTATTCATATTCCTAACACTGCAAAAAAGATTTTCttactcagtatttttgtcttcgtgcagtacaaatatctaaacattcttaaatcaagacatCTCTCAAAAAATATGACCCCACTGGCAGACATTTATGTCTTGTTTTAGATGTGAAATTGCTTATTTTTGCttacatttttcagaaaaaaaacaagactATATCTcaagtcattttgcttctcaagtacatCTTGATTTTGATATTTGTACCGGAAAACAAGATATTCTCCTTAAGGTTTGTTCTAAACCTCTAACCCTAAGCAGCAAGATCCACCATTAATTCAGTCTGTAACATACAGACTTcctttaaaaagttttttgaggATAGTCTTAGCTGTATGTGTGCTACACCATCCTTTTTATATAAATTGCAAAGGATTATGTTTTAATGCACAGACACAAGCTCAAACAAAGCTGCACGTCTCTTTTGGTTCTGATAAGACTGAGGTAAATAAAATTCACTAGAACGCTGCACTGAGGAAACTCGCAGTGCTTGATTTTAATCATAAAAACAAgcttaaaaataaaatgctttgtaaacactgatttCATACTACAAAGAAGCATTCTCACTCATTTCTCTGAACATTTGAACATGAATTAAATGGTTTAATTTATTCATGAATGACTCATTCTGaacatatctaaaaaaaaaattgcaataatgAAATAGAAAATATTCAAAGTGGCTGGAGATATACACAATCTTTTAAAATTGTGGTGAAGGTAAGGTTTTttaatgtctcttatgctcaccaaggatgcattatttgatcaaaaatacacactgaaaaaaaacactattgtgaaatattattacaatataaaagaactgttttctatttgattatattttaaaatgtaacttattcctgttatgcaaagctgaattttccacatcattactccaatctttagTGTCTCATTATCTTTCAgaaatgctcaagaaacatttactgttattatcaatgtcgaaaacagtttaatatttttgcttaatatttttgtgcaaacttCAGAATTCTAAATatgtttaatgaataaaaagttcaaaagaaccacattttttgaaatcttttgtgacactataaatgtctttactgtcacttttaatcaatttattgcAACAAATTGTCTTCAGTTATGATATTGTACTTTATGATACAACTAATCATTAACTCAGCTATTATAATGAAATAATTTGTGTaatttacaatgtaaaaaaacaatttgatgaatcaacttaaaattgtTACCTGGCTGTTttgtaattttaagttcagtcaacttaaaatgttaagttgcactaagtgacaacttagatatttgagttggtTCAACTTAAAATtctaaggcagccaggtaacttactcagcttttaagtttaacaaaccaatatcttaagtcaactcaaatatctgaGTTGTTTCCTAGTATAACTTAACATTAagttttaaggcagcagggtaacaaattattttacgtttactcaacaaattgttttttttttaaagtgtagcaGCAATTAGCTGTTGATTTTAGTTTCATCATGGAACAAAGCGTAGCCTACAAACAACTTAAACCAGCCCAGATCTTCTAACACAAGGAAACATTGggtctgttccaaaacctagtgctCACTAGTGAACTGGAGTTCTGGAACTGTGATTCTGTACTGATGATGAAAACTGGTCTTCAAAGCTGATCTGAAATTTACAACAATTTATCATCTGATTATCTGATTATCTGATTAGCTGTTCCAAGATCAATGCCTTTATCTAAAGTACAGATTCAGTGTTTGTTTCCAGGCATAAGGCTAAGAACAAATTCACCGACTCCCAGGAAGTAAACCACCTGTGCGATGCCGAACAGCGGAGCGATGACCAGTGCACGACAGTACGAACCCTTCAGGAAAGCAGAGGGACCCTCGTGATGGAGAATCTTACTGATGATGAGATGTTCAGAGAATAAACATGAGCAAAACAAAGTGATGGAAAGACTTAAATAAGCATATAAGCATAATTTTACCTGATGCAGTCTTTCACGCCTCTGTAAGTGTCCTCATGACGTCCACGAGTCAAAGACTGAAGCCTGGTCTTTACcactgaaacacaaacacacatacaaaccATTAGTTTGTATTCACAAAAATTGTTTTCCCCTCTTAAACAAAGTCGCTGCAATAATTATAATTGATGACATGATATAATGTTTGCTAATTTTATTGTGGTTCTTTAAGAGGGGGAAAGgaaactacagttgaggtcaaaagtttacattaaccttgcagaatctataaaatagtaattattttaccaaaaagagtgatcatacaaaatgcatgggtttttttattcagtactgacctgaataagatatttcacataaaagacatttacatatagtccacaagagaaaataatagttgaatttataaaaatgaccctgttcaaaagttaacacacacttaattgttaatactgtgttgtaacctgaatgatccacagctgttttttttgttttttttgtttgtttgtttagtgatagttgttcataagtcccttgtttgtcctgaaaagtaaaaattctttggtctttcagcatttttgtgtatttgaacccttttcaatgactgtatcatttctatctttttacactgaggacaactaaatgcactcatatgcaactattacagaaggttcaaacacttactgatgctttagaaggaaaaacaatgcattaggagtcagggcgtgtaaacttttgaacagaaagaagatgtgtaaatttttcgtactaaataaaaaataacatgcatttggtatgatccctcttattttgtaaaatagttaacattttgcagattctgcaaggtgtatgtaaacttttgtcctcAACTGTATTACTTTAAATACCTCATTTGCCGTTTAAGATACTTAGGCTGCTGCTACGTccatgtgtaaaataaaatagtcaCTGCTTGACTAAATTAAGTGctaaaatgcatttgaaatcaCTCTCATTTTAGGTTACTGACATGACTAAATTGCatctgttgtaaaaaaaaaaaaaaaaaattgttatgtTATGCTATTGTCACACACTATTACACACATACCAGTCATTTATCCTTGGTTTTTCATtctaatatgttttttaaaacatTGACTTGTTTCAATGTATGAAGACTTCAAATGATTCAAATGTAATTGACTACTTCTGAGATGCTAAAATATAGGAGCAAACTGCGCCCTCTATGGATTTAATATGGAATGCAATTATGTTCAATTAAATATGATaccatttaataataaatattaggcATGACTGACAAACCTACATTTGatgtgaaattttaaaaaatgagtatatatatatgttttttaaagaagtctcttcggctcaccaagactgcatttatttgatcaaaaatacagcaaaaacagtaaaattttgaaatattttatttgaatatatgtaaaattaaattttagcgtctttgatgaatagaaagctcagaagaacagcatttatctgaaatagaaatattttgtaacagtataaatgtctttatcatcactttttataaattgaaagcatccttgctaaacaaaataactaatttctatattttttcccccaataaaataaaaaagcttttgaatggtatagtgtataatgttacaaaagctttttatttcagataaatgctgatctttggatctttctattcatcaaagaatcatgaaaaagtaTTGTATCTTacaaaattaaaatactttttatataGTAAAATAGTTAAATCAAATAAAAGTTATTTCTCCTGatctgattattattttttatgtatttaatgctTGTCATGTGCTGTTACCATATCGACCTAAACTATACTCTGCTAAAATCAGCTCAAATCTCTGTGTGATTCATGTTAGGAGTGTTATTTGTATAATGAATGGAGTTATTATGTATGTGGAGTGTCCCAAATCAGTCACTTATGAGGTTTCATTTTAGTTAAGATGCTGCAGGACAGAGACAGCAAGGCGGCTAACTAGATTTAGGAACAGAggaagtaaaatattttttatgatttgtaTGTATTACACCCAGTCCTGGTATTTGGTTTATAAtcagtagcaaatcagcatattagaatgatttctgaaggtttatgtgacagtgaagactggagtaatgatgctgaaaattcagttttgcatcacatgaataaattaccttttaaaacatattcaaatagaaaacagctattttaaattgtattaacatTACTGTTTAaactgattaaataaatgcagccttggtgagaacaagactctttcaaaaatataaaaaaaaaaatgtcccgaCCCTAGTCTTTTGAACAGAGTACATCTTATTAAATGCACCCATTCATACAACATAGGCCATCTCACCGTCCACAGGATTGACTGCAACGGCTGCGGTACACCCTGCAAAACACCCAGCGAGGAAGGAGATGTAAAAAGGAGCTGAACCATCAGCGTTCCTCCTGCCCAGGCTATTCAGGTTAGCAAACAGTGGGAAGTAGATGATGGAAAAGGGCACATCCCTGAGGGAGACAAAGAGGGAGAACACACCAGTGTGAGATAAAGGATGGAGAGAAAGATCATTATGGATAAATGCATCCCGCAGTTTGAGTGACTCTGTTGGACTACCGTAATAAAGTGGCCCCTAGTCCCTTATAGAGACCAGCGATGCCTTTGTCCTTCAGCAGATCTCTGGAGAGTTGGAGGGCCGTGGGAGACTTCAACTGAACAACATTCACTCTGGCTCCACCTCCTCTGAAATGGTGGCCAATGAGCTTCCTCTGGGCCTCTGTCAGAGACATTAGATACAGTCAGAATAGCATATTACTTATCTACCTTTATCTACTTATCTTCAACGTGAAAGTAAGCTTATGGGTGAGATTTCCGTTTCATTATACGCTATAGGGAagtaacgagaagaataacaatggtaaacaaatggtaaaactgtttgcactatgaACCAGTGTGctcaaaataaatataatgcatttaaataatatggtaagacacattgatttgcagtatcaagcagcaaaacgagctgttttgtacagctaaaaatagctggatgcaaatgaaattaaaatttacaaatgaacaaaaaataagattaaagctccatttttttttttttttttggaaataggctcattctccaactccaccccaagttaataagttgagttttaccgttttgaaatccattcagccgttctcctgttctggcgatatcactctTAGCATAGCTtaacatagatcattgaatcctattagaccaatagcattgagttcaaaaataaccaatgagtttcggtatttgtcctatttaaaacttgactcttctgcagttataacttccaacgaggaacgctccctgggcatgcagttggtcatgttgtgctgcatgatattactgcgcctgcttcggccatattacggcagcaaacttccttgattattacgccggaatggaagtatagttcctaatcttatcagcctagaaaatcgcatctttacattttccgccagtcttagtacacgatataactgcagaagagtcaagttttaaataggacaaatatcgaaactcgttggtcatttttgaatgcaatgctaataggattcaatgatctatgctaagctatgctaaaagtgatatcaccagaacaggagaacggctgaatggatttcaaaacggtaaaaatcaacttattaactcggggggagttggagaatgagctatttccaaaaaaaaaagtggagtgttcctttaagaatacTGTTTCTTAAGATAATTCACTAATGTTCaaaatctgtaaaaaataaataaataataaataataaaaaaaatctgttattttttaaaattactgttcaaaattttagaAATGAATGCTTTAATTCAgtgaggatgcattaaattgatcaaaagtgacattaaagacatttataaagttagaaaagatttctattttaataaatgctgttcttttgaacgttctattcatcaacaaATCCTAAAATTAAATTcatcactgataataataagagatcagcatattagaatgatttctgaaggatcatgtgacactaaagactggagtaatgatgctgaaatttcggctttgcatcacaagaataaattatatttttcatatatatttaaatatatatttttttaattgtattaatatttcagaatattactgtaaATATTTGTTTGCTATAAATTTTTagcaaacaaatgcagccttggtaagcataagagacttgaaATACAAGTGTAAATTATTATTTCCAAGAACATAACTAGACGGCACTTGCTAAATTAAACATGCAACATAAAAGGGTCTTGTTATAACAATATAGCATACtaaagtttaaaaatgtatttgttgctTTATGCATATGCCTTACAtgcaatttttttcttaaatgctAGGCAGTAAACAAACAGGACATCATCTATGTCTGGAATCAAAATATAGTGCACTGCATTCACCACACAATGTACAgtaaatgtcaaaagtttacatacaccttggagtttagtgatagttgtttatgagtcccatgtttgtcccgaacagttaaactgctcgctatTCTTTAGGAAAtgcttcagctcccacaaattctttggttttttagcattttggtgtatttgaaccctttccaacaatgactgtatgattttgagatccatcttttcactctgaggacaactgagggactcatatatgcaacttttacagaaggtacaaacactcactgatgctccagaatgaaaaactatgcattattATTCAGGAAATtaccaaaaaaataacatgcattttgtatgatccctctgcttttggtaaaataattaacattttgcagattctgctaggcGTATgaaaacgtttgacctcaactgtatatggtgCCGGTATATGCAGTATGCATCATTTCATGTTTTCTGCTACACTGTTGTCACATGCCTACATTGCATGTATAATTCAGCAAGCAGAGTCCTGTTATCATCCATGGTTCATATTGTAGTCAAGGTCAAGTTGAGTGCATTGTACTGTGGGATGCAACATTACATGCAAAGTGCTCTGTTGTGCACGCCACATTTTGCCAAAAATATTACATCATTCCGTATTCTGTGCATACAGATATTTCGTATATTGCACACAATTTCCATACTAAACACTCCAGATGCATCGCATGACAGTATGCATACCCATCATCTACAAGACACTATGAATGTCAACAATGACTGAAAATGTGTCACCTATTCTGCCGGCATCCTGCAACTGGATCTTTAGCATCTCCATAGGAGTGGTAACAATCACCTGCCAAAACAAAAACCACATACAGACAGAAATTACAATTTTACCATTCAAGACATTTCAGTGTAAAAGCAGatacagttgaagccaaaagttgcagtatctgcaaaatgttttaccaaaataagagggatcatacaaaatgcatgttatttttatttagtactgacctgaataagatatttcctagaaaatatgtttacatgtagtccacaattagatgaatttataaaaatgtccctgttcaaaagtgtacatacttgattctaaatactttgttgttacatgaatgatccacagctgtgctttttgtttagtgatagttgttcatgagtcccttgtttgtcctgaactgttaacctgtccgctgttcttcagaaaaatccttcaggtcccaccaattctttgttttttttagcatttttgtgtatttgaaccctttcaaacaatgactgtatgattttgagatccatcttttcacactgaggacaactgagggactcatatgcaactattacagaaggttcaaacactcactgatgctccagaagaatttgaagatcagtgtaaatttaaattattttgttttctgggagacatgcaagtatcttctgtaggttctgaagggcagtactaaatttaaaaaaatatgatatttaggcaaaataagaaaaatgtacacatcttcattctgttcaaccccacattgtgtttccttctggagcatcagtgagtgtttgaaccttctgtaatagttgcatatgagtctctcagtcgtcctcagtgtgaaaagatggatctcaaaatcataaagtcattgttggaaaggattcaaattcacacaaatgctgaaaaaccaaagaatttgtgtatataaacttttgaacagggtaatttttacaGACATatcttgtgaaatatcttattcaggtcattactaaataaaaaataatatgcattttgtatgatcccgcttatttgggtaaaataattaacagtttgcagactctgcaaggtgtatgtaaacttttgacttcaactgtatgtgatGATTAttcactgaagacaggagtaatgatgctgaaaaatcagctttgcatcacaaaaataaattacacattaaaacatattaacatagaaaacagttattttaaattgtaataatatttcacaaatttacagtttttttttttttgatcaaacaattgcattaaaatcttacagaccccaaacattTTCCTGACTATAATTTCTTATATTTCTAGATAGATCTGGAAAACATACACTTGTACATTCTGCCCATCTGATTTTGTGTTtaatggaaaaaagaaaacaaaacagttTTGCAATGACAAATTTGCATTTTGGGTGCACAATTCTCCTTAGCTGTACTTATGCCAGAACATTACTTTAAGAAACTCATTACTTTCAGAAAAATAAGCTGTTTTGCGTGTGTCTGTGAGAAGAGACACTAACTTGGCAGGTTCCGGCACCGCAGCCAGCTAACATTTCTCTAACCAACGTCAACTTCTGTCTGGGAGAGAGCCAGAAAAACAGAAAGATAaaaagggagagagaaagaggaagagAGCATTATTTTTAGATGATGATAAGGCCACTTCCTCTGTAAACAAGTAGCTATGGGGACTGACCCTTTCCATGTGATGACGTcacacccaaacacacacactcacacacttatTTCAATAATTCATCAGTTTATTGCAGTCTACTGGACTTTATTAATCAATAATTTAGAAATCTAGCTATTAGTCACCACTGAGATGCTCACCGCAGCTCCAGGTATTCAAGGTGTACTGAGTTATACTGCAATATCTATCCATAATGCAGAAGCTTATGGGTGGCTTTTATCAGATCATCTCTGTTTTCAAAACCCTGTGAGCAAATCCAGAGGCTGTGGATTCTTTCCTTGACAAAATAAGAAGTGGATTTGAGACTTCATCCAAGCTAAATTATGCCCTGAGCcaaaaagtaataaattaaaaaatgagcATTGCTCTTTCTAAATCAGTGCAACTGTTAAATAACTTATGAGACCTCCATTACGTCCCACTGCTGAGCACATTCACGGCAAATGAgcaaatttattcattttaatgaatacGAATCGCTAAAACTATATAATGAAGGTTTATGAAGGTTTACTCTGAAAGGTTGAACTTTGGTTGGACAAAAGGCTAATTCCATAATTGTTAGGTTGTTGCAAATTGTGTTCATAATTACAATTTCTGTTGGCCAAACCATGTTATTTTGTgttgatatttttttaattctttgttGTTCACTACATTTAGCTGAAAAGATTATTATATTGTGGTAGGTGCATGTTTTACTTCAGATACActccaaaaatgcttttcttacttcttgtttccagccaatataattcttaaatcaagaaggattttctagtaaaaaatatt belongs to Garra rufa chromosome 3, GarRuf1.0, whole genome shotgun sequence and includes:
- the slc25a22b gene encoding mitochondrial glutamate carrier 1 yields the protein MADKEISLPAKLINGGIAGLIGVTCVFPIDLAKTRLQNQQNGSRIYTSMSDCLIKTIRSEGFCGMYRGAAVNLTLVTPEKAIKLAANDFFRHQLSKDGQKLTLVREMLAGCGAGTCQVIVTTPMEMLKIQLQDAGRIEAQRKLIGHHFRGGGARVNVVQLKSPTALQLSRDLLKDKGIAGLYKGLGATLLRDVPFSIIYFPLFANLNSLGRRNADGSAPFYISFLAGCFAGCTAAVAVNPVDVVKTRLQSLTRGRHEDTYRGVKDCISKILHHEGPSAFLKGSYCRALVIAPLFGIAQVVYFLGVGEFVLSLMPGNKH